One window of Planktothrix serta PCC 8927 genomic DNA carries:
- a CDS encoding IMS domain-containing protein: MRIPLDYYRILGLPIQATPEQLKQAHRDRTLQLPRREYSDLAITARKQLIDEAYAVLSDADQRQAYDMGFLAKTYEPESEVKTPAFGKRVTSEATALEALIDSHTPSIEIEDKQFVGALLLLHELGEYELVVKLCHPYLSNGSIGLKDGRFGDPALIVPDIILTVTSAYLELGREQWQQGQYENAASSLEAGQNLLLRESLFASLRGEMQTDLYKLRPYRILELLQLPLEKAAERRKGLQLLREMLHERGGIDGQGEDQSGLGIEDFLRFVQQLRRYITTTEQQALFEAEARRPSAVATYLAVYALIAQGFAEAQPALIRKAKLMLMQLGRRQDVHLEKAVCALLLGQTEEASRSLELSQEREPIAFIRENSQNSPDLLPGLCLYAESWLQDEVFPHFRDLLDKSVSLKDYFADPHVQAYLEALPNETGNPSNEWVVVQPRRPASAPTSSSQSPTPKSSSTATNIQLTQTSSDPPSMTLTAQNPEVSGSGIKELVTPIPSSPPPASVRTSVETGSTSTSLQGSRKSPESSRRSPASSGETRPPSVEPTPSANIPPTSAQTNASPPANSSSLRRIQRKNEASKWGRLLILGLGGLIGVWILWFLLSRTFGALADVLGWSGPTLKGEQAMVQLNQPPLPIPEAKPVTAEPEKITPEVAETKLNQWLSAKSVAMGPDHQVEALQQILVDPALARWVGMAETMKQDGSHRTYKHSLKVTEVQMDQANPNQAVAYADVQEQVTSYSQGKLQNSEDASLQLQYRFIRKDGEWRIEDWQVIR; the protein is encoded by the coding sequence GTGCGTATTCCACTCGATTATTACCGAATATTAGGCTTACCGATTCAAGCAACTCCAGAACAACTCAAGCAAGCGCACCGCGATCGCACTTTGCAACTTCCGAGACGGGAGTATTCTGATTTGGCGATCACTGCACGCAAGCAATTGATTGATGAGGCGTATGCAGTTTTATCGGATGCCGATCAACGTCAAGCTTATGATATGGGGTTTCTAGCCAAAACCTACGAACCCGAATCAGAAGTTAAAACTCCCGCTTTTGGCAAACGTGTCACCAGCGAGGCCACTGCTTTAGAAGCTCTCATCGACTCTCATACACCGAGTATTGAGATCGAAGATAAACAATTTGTGGGCGCGTTATTACTGCTCCATGAATTAGGAGAATATGAATTAGTGGTGAAATTATGTCACCCCTATCTTAGTAATGGCAGTATTGGTCTAAAAGATGGCCGTTTCGGTGATCCGGCTCTGATAGTTCCTGATATTATTTTGACCGTTACCTCAGCTTATTTAGAACTCGGTCGAGAGCAGTGGCAACAAGGACAATATGAAAACGCCGCCTCTTCCCTAGAGGCTGGACAAAATCTATTATTACGAGAAAGCTTGTTTGCCAGTTTGAGAGGTGAAATGCAAACGGATCTCTACAAACTCCGTCCCTATCGGATTTTAGAATTACTCCAACTTCCCCTAGAAAAAGCCGCAGAACGTCGCAAAGGATTGCAACTCCTGCGAGAAATGCTCCATGAACGCGGCGGTATTGACGGCCAAGGGGAGGATCAATCCGGTTTAGGCATAGAGGACTTTCTGCGATTTGTGCAGCAACTCCGGCGCTACATAACCACCACTGAACAACAAGCGTTGTTTGAAGCCGAAGCTCGTCGTCCTTCTGCTGTTGCGACCTATTTAGCGGTTTATGCCTTAATTGCTCAAGGATTTGCCGAAGCTCAACCCGCATTAATTCGTAAAGCCAAATTAATGTTGATGCAGTTGGGGCGGCGTCAAGATGTACATTTAGAAAAAGCCGTTTGTGCCTTATTGTTAGGACAAACCGAAGAAGCCAGTCGCTCCTTAGAATTAAGTCAGGAACGGGAACCCATTGCCTTTATCCGAGAAAATTCCCAAAATTCTCCCGACTTGTTACCTGGATTATGTCTCTACGCCGAAAGTTGGTTACAAGATGAGGTGTTTCCCCATTTTCGGGATTTGCTAGATAAATCAGTTTCCTTGAAAGATTATTTCGCTGATCCCCATGTCCAAGCTTATCTGGAAGCCCTGCCCAATGAAACGGGAAATCCTTCCAATGAGTGGGTTGTGGTTCAACCTCGCCGTCCGGCGAGCGCCCCAACTTCCTCCTCCCAGTCCCCAACCCCAAAATCCAGTTCAACGGCCACAAATATTCAACTGACCCAGACCTCCTCAGACCCTCCCTCGATGACACTGACTGCCCAAAATCCAGAGGTATCGGGTTCTGGAATTAAAGAATTAGTTACCCCTATACCCTCCTCCCCCCCGCCTGCGAGTGTTCGGACGTCTGTAGAAACGGGTTCTACCTCAACCTCGTTACAAGGAAGCCGTAAAAGTCCTGAATCTTCCCGTCGCAGTCCCGCCTCCTCCGGGGAAACTCGACCTCCTAGCGTTGAACCCACGCCATCGGCTAATATCCCCCCAACTTCCGCACAGACAAACGCTTCTCCCCCTGCTAATAGCAGTAGTCTCCGTCGTATTCAACGAAAAAATGAGGCGAGTAAATGGGGGCGGTTGTTAATTCTCGGCCTGGGAGGATTAATCGGGGTTTGGATACTGTGGTTTTTACTTTCCCGAACCTTTGGAGCCTTAGCCGATGTTTTGGGATGGTCTGGGCCAACGTTGAAAGGGGAGCAGGCAATGGTGCAGTTAAACCAGCCACCGTTGCCCATTCCTGAAGCTAAACCCGTGACCGCCGAGCCAGAGAAAATTACGCCTGAAGTGGCTGAAACCAAACTCAATCAATGGTTATCGGCGAAATCCGTAGCGATGGGGCCTGACCATCAAGTCGAAGCCTTACAACAAATTTTAGTTGATCCGGCTCTAGCTCGTTGGGTAGGGATGGCAGAAACGATGAAACAAGATGGTTCCCATCGCACCTATAAACACAGCCTCAAAGTCACTGAGGTACAGATGGATCAAGCTAATCCTAATCAAGCCGTAGCCTATGCGGATGTTCAGGAACAGGTTACATCCTATAGTCAGGGTAAACTCCAAAACTCTGAAGATGCCTCTTTACAACTCCAATATCGCTTTATTCGTAAGGATGGCGAATGGCGGATAGAAGATTGGCAAGTCATTCGCTAA
- a CDS encoding DUF4912 domain-containing protein → MPKERPPLEDMNLRQLRRVASEYRISRYSRMRKSQLLEAVQEIDSQKFGTPNPSRALEAQEEVKVAKFSLVGQNYQISDSLSSVDEGLADLPVGYGESQIVMMPRDPEWAYAYWDVSNEQKEMLRRQGGQQLALRISDVTDIDLDYQSPHSIQEYPCDELAREWYLPIPVSDRDYVVEIGYRCVDGRWLGLARSATTRIPPVYPAEWIDDQFITVSWEEELQGKTFYEFPVPSKTYVLAGVHDDLFGLSKQAEAKRIAGSLFGSMHQVVKPQETVSSFIFPSGVGMWASVVGETMSGVGITQSLSGVGMSGVGMSMSGVGQIMSGVGMSGVGQIMSGVGMSGIGMGYTQSGIGQTMSGVGQIMSGVGIGQTMSGIGMSGVGMGIGQTMSGVGMSGIGIGEIMSGVGLGYTTSGVGMSGVGIGIGQTMSGVGMSGVGMGYTQSGVGYTQSGVGYTQSGVGQTMSGVGMSGVGMGYTQSGVGYTQSGVGYTQSGVGQIMSGVGIGQTMSGVGMSGVGMGYTQSGVGYTQSGVGYTQSGVGYTQSGVGYTQSGVGQTQSGVGMSMSGAGLGYTMSGMGMSGIGMGSSMPPIRPREFWLVADAELIIYGATEPDANLTIGGRPIKLNPDGTFRLQMSFQDGLLDFPIFAVAADGEQTRSVHLKFVRETPERHTNTKEEAVPEWLH, encoded by the coding sequence ATGCCAAAGGAACGTCCACCTTTAGAAGATATGAACTTGCGGCAACTCCGCAGGGTAGCAAGTGAATATCGCATTTCTCGCTATAGCCGAATGCGTAAATCTCAGCTTTTAGAAGCTGTTCAGGAAATCGACAGTCAGAAATTTGGAACCCCTAATCCATCACGCGCATTGGAGGCACAAGAAGAAGTGAAAGTCGCAAAGTTTTCCCTAGTCGGTCAAAACTATCAGATCAGTGATTCCTTATCCTCTGTGGATGAGGGTTTAGCCGATTTACCGGTCGGATATGGTGAAAGTCAGATCGTGATGATGCCCAGAGATCCCGAATGGGCCTATGCTTACTGGGACGTTTCTAACGAACAGAAAGAAATGCTTCGGCGTCAAGGCGGACAACAACTGGCCCTGCGGATCTCTGACGTTACTGATATTGATTTGGACTATCAAAGTCCCCACAGTATTCAAGAATATCCTTGTGATGAATTAGCGCGAGAATGGTATTTACCTATTCCTGTCAGCGATCGCGACTATGTAGTTGAAATTGGTTATCGCTGTGTTGATGGCCGTTGGTTAGGATTAGCCCGTTCTGCGACGACTCGGATTCCTCCAGTTTATCCCGCAGAATGGATTGATGATCAATTTATTACGGTTTCCTGGGAAGAAGAATTACAGGGGAAAACCTTCTATGAATTCCCCGTCCCCAGCAAAACTTATGTTCTTGCAGGTGTTCACGATGACCTGTTTGGGTTATCCAAGCAAGCAGAAGCGAAACGCATCGCAGGTTCTCTGTTTGGTTCCATGCACCAAGTCGTCAAACCCCAAGAGACGGTCAGTTCCTTTATCTTCCCCTCCGGCGTGGGAATGTGGGCGTCGGTCGTTGGCGAAACCATGTCCGGTGTTGGCATTACTCAAAGCTTATCCGGTGTGGGAATGTCCGGTGTCGGGATGAGTATGTCCGGTGTTGGACAAATCATGTCCGGTGTCGGTATGTCCGGTGTTGGACAAATCATGTCCGGTGTCGGTATGTCCGGTATTGGTATGGGTTACACCCAGTCCGGTATTGGTCAAACCATGTCCGGTGTCGGACAAATTATGTCTGGTGTCGGTATTGGACAAACCATGTCTGGCATCGGAATGTCTGGTGTCGGTATGGGTATCGGTCAAACCATGTCCGGTGTCGGTATGTCCGGTATTGGTATCGGTGAAATCATGTCCGGTGTGGGATTAGGTTACACCACTTCCGGTGTGGGAATGTCTGGCGTTGGTATCGGTATCGGTCAAACGATGTCCGGTGTGGGAATGTCCGGCGTCGGTATGGGTTACACCCAGTCCGGTGTTGGTTATACTCAGTCCGGTGTTGGTTATACTCAATCTGGCGTTGGACAAACGATGTCCGGTGTGGGAATGTCCGGTGTCGGTATGGGTTACACCCAGTCCGGTGTTGGTTATACTCAGTCCGGTGTTGGTTATACTCAGTCCGGTGTTGGACAAATAATGTCTGGCGTTGGTATCGGTCAAACTATGTCTGGTGTCGGTATGTCCGGCGTTGGTATGGGTTACACCCAGTCCGGTGTTGGCTATACCCAGTCTGGTGTTGGTTACACTCAGTCCGGTGTCGGTTACACTCAGTCTGGTGTTGGCTATACCCAATCTGGTGTCGGACAAACTCAATCTGGTGTCGGCATGAGTATGTCCGGTGCAGGATTAGGCTATACAATGTCCGGTATGGGAATGTCCGGTATTGGCATGGGCTCCTCAATGCCACCAATACGTCCTCGTGAGTTCTGGTTAGTGGCTGATGCTGAACTCATTATCTATGGTGCGACCGAACCCGATGCTAACTTAACTATTGGCGGACGTCCGATTAAACTCAACCCCGATGGTACATTCCGGTTACAGATGTCCTTCCAAGACGGTTTACTTGATTTCCCTATTTTCGCCGTTGCTGCGGATGGAGAACAAACTCGTTCTGTTCACCTCAAGTTTGTCCGTGAAACCCCTGAACGTCATACGAATACAAAAGAAGAAGCAGTACCCGAATGGCTGCACTAA
- a CDS encoding FUSC family protein: MTAIFVNKHFSFLLKPSGNIKLARGLRIAITLGVSLVVGQLTANPNIGLSVGISSLFFLLSDAGGFYSTRAISLLFTVLISTGLVVLATLVSHFLFFKLILTFFSLFLAGYIALYGHPGVLSGIVIGLFTLFTLNLPSGGWEIASQRGMICLLAGGWTMILCLGIWPLNPHLPLKKSITQCYQGISKYINQALNRSETDELKRVSQLRETLQNARQAWTLDRKLRLGNTRLGEAAIILIQDADNLITSIVNLTELVQLHQHDSQFVTVCILVDDALEKIALFCQNLVKLLGNQSVSVDSSSLKRIVIAIAQQKELQQKTIADHAEDYPALVVIERIVSTLETIIRQLDCTAITVTQVKNNQSISRPQKNKIISEETETLSGFKITSGFDPLRDNFTFDSSFFRHGLRLGMMTTIGVAIYSIAEIPQGNWLTITILVVLQPNFGGTFQRFFHRMFGTILGAIITPILWIIIPNSMILESINLGSMILGFSLVPFHYGLAVFFISIFAIGLEMSRQGGNWEIAMVRLLCTCVGAALAFVGAFVLFRSNEKEQLSAKLVKTITASHDYFNTVLSVYLGTTPYNLNVIIKQRQKTRLAYFNAQAALQQLSHDPYTSAADIEPKMTLLIYLHQFSRSVSVLLAQLEHFTGTEPHPELATFVDGVNQFFPSLVNAILTETLPPALPDFDPAIQSIQTHLQTLQVTRLEEFATDQNDTPTRQFLKDYTILGIELNQMLNSINSIDSTAIRLTSS; the protein is encoded by the coding sequence ATGACTGCAATTTTTGTCAATAAACACTTTAGTTTTCTCCTAAAACCCAGTGGTAATATTAAACTGGCAAGAGGATTAAGAATTGCCATTACATTAGGGGTTTCTCTGGTAGTAGGACAATTAACTGCTAATCCTAATATTGGTTTGTCTGTCGGAATTTCTAGCTTATTTTTTCTCCTCAGTGATGCGGGAGGTTTTTATTCTACAAGGGCAATTTCTCTATTATTTACGGTTTTAATCTCTACGGGATTAGTTGTCTTAGCAACTCTCGTTTCACATTTTCTATTTTTTAAACTAATATTAACATTTTTTAGCTTATTTTTAGCGGGGTATATTGCTTTATATGGACATCCTGGGGTTCTCTCTGGAATTGTAATTGGACTGTTTACTTTATTTACCCTGAATTTACCGTCTGGAGGTTGGGAAATTGCCAGTCAAAGAGGAATGATTTGTCTTCTGGCTGGGGGGTGGACAATGATATTATGTTTAGGAATTTGGCCGTTAAATCCTCATCTTCCTCTGAAAAAATCAATTACTCAATGTTATCAAGGAATATCAAAATATATTAATCAAGCTCTAAACCGATCTGAAACCGACGAATTAAAACGGGTGAGTCAACTTCGAGAAACTTTACAGAATGCACGTCAAGCTTGGACATTAGACCGGAAATTAAGATTAGGAAATACCAGGTTAGGGGAAGCGGCTATTATTTTAATTCAGGATGCAGATAATTTAATTACATCTATTGTTAATTTAACAGAATTAGTCCAACTGCATCAGCATGATTCCCAATTTGTCACTGTCTGTATTTTAGTTGATGATGCGTTAGAAAAAATTGCCCTATTTTGTCAAAATTTAGTTAAACTTTTGGGAAATCAATCTGTTTCTGTAGATAGTTCTTCTTTAAAACGGATTGTGATTGCGATCGCACAACAAAAAGAACTTCAACAAAAAACAATTGCTGATCATGCTGAAGATTATCCCGCATTAGTCGTTATAGAACGAATTGTTTCCACTTTAGAAACGATTATTCGCCAATTAGATTGTACAGCGATAACCGTAACCCAAGTTAAAAATAATCAATCGATTAGTCGTCCGCAAAAAAATAAAATTATTTCTGAAGAAACTGAAACCCTATCAGGATTTAAAATTACCTCTGGGTTTGATCCCTTGCGAGATAACTTTACCTTTGACTCTAGCTTTTTTCGTCATGGGTTACGCTTAGGAATGATGACAACTATCGGGGTGGCTATTTATAGTATAGCAGAAATTCCGCAGGGAAATTGGTTAACGATTACTATTTTAGTGGTTTTACAACCTAATTTTGGTGGAACGTTTCAACGGTTTTTTCATCGAATGTTCGGAACAATTTTAGGAGCAATTATTACACCGATTCTTTGGATAATTATTCCTAATTCAATGATTTTAGAAAGTATTAATTTAGGTTCGATGATTTTAGGATTTTCTTTAGTTCCCTTTCATTATGGTTTAGCTGTATTTTTTATTTCTATCTTTGCCATTGGATTAGAAATGAGTAGACAAGGGGGAAATTGGGAAATTGCGATGGTTCGTTTACTCTGTACTTGTGTGGGTGCAGCCTTAGCTTTTGTCGGTGCGTTTGTGTTATTTCGATCTAATGAAAAAGAACAGTTATCAGCTAAATTAGTCAAGACAATTACAGCTTCTCATGATTATTTTAATACCGTTTTATCGGTTTATTTAGGAACAACCCCCTATAATTTAAACGTGATTATCAAACAACGACAAAAAACCCGTTTAGCCTATTTTAATGCTCAAGCTGCTTTACAACAGTTAAGTCATGATCCCTATACTTCTGCTGCGGATATTGAACCGAAAATGACCTTATTAATTTATTTACATCAGTTTAGCCGTTCTGTGAGTGTTCTATTAGCACAATTGGAACATTTTACCGGGACTGAACCCCATCCTGAGTTAGCGACTTTTGTTGACGGAGTGAATCAATTTTTTCCGTCATTAGTTAATGCGATTTTAACAGAAACTTTACCTCCGGCTTTACCCGATTTTGATCCCGCCATTCAATCTATACAAACCCATTTACAAACCTTACAAGTGACTCGCTTAGAAGAGTTTGCGACGGATCAAAACGATACCCCTACCCGTCAATTTTTAAAAGATTATACAATTTTAGGGATTGAACTTAATCAAATGCTCAATTCCATCAATTCTATTGATTCAACGGCTATTCGTTTGACGTCATCTTAA
- the holB gene encoding DNA polymerase III subunit delta' produces MNAFFDRLIEQQPAIELLTQVVAQNRIAPAYLFAGVDGIGRTLTANCFIEFLFCQNSIKQVNQKQIHSRIQQKNHPDILWVEPTYLHQGKRLSAKEAAEAGVKRKAPPQIRIEQIREISQFLSRPPLEASRLIVVVEHAESMAESAANGLLKTLEEPGKATIILIAPGIDALLPTLVSRCAKIPFYRLTDAGMKQVLQQQNYTDILSHAEILAMAQGSPGQAIALMQQLQTIPVELLNKVKQPPPNLRSALELAKEISQTLDSEAQLWLVDYLQHCDWQNQQKTGIIDDRFLKQLEKTRQYLLNYVQPRLTWECTLMSKFL; encoded by the coding sequence ATGAATGCTTTTTTTGATCGATTAATTGAACAACAGCCTGCTATTGAATTGTTAACCCAAGTCGTTGCTCAAAATCGGATTGCTCCGGCTTATTTATTTGCGGGAGTTGATGGCATTGGTCGGACGTTAACGGCTAATTGTTTTATAGAATTTTTATTTTGTCAAAACTCTATAAAACAGGTGAATCAAAAACAGATTCACTCTCGAATTCAACAGAAAAATCACCCGGATATTTTATGGGTAGAGCCGACTTATTTACATCAGGGAAAAAGATTATCTGCAAAAGAAGCCGCAGAAGCCGGAGTTAAACGCAAAGCACCCCCTCAAATTCGGATTGAACAAATTCGAGAAATTAGTCAATTTTTGAGTCGTCCTCCCTTAGAAGCTTCTCGGTTAATAGTGGTCGTTGAACACGCGGAATCAATGGCAGAATCTGCCGCTAATGGGTTATTAAAAACCTTAGAAGAGCCGGGAAAAGCTACAATTATTTTAATTGCGCCGGGAATTGATGCTTTATTACCAACGCTGGTTTCTCGCTGTGCAAAAATTCCGTTTTATCGGTTAACAGATGCAGGGATGAAGCAGGTTTTACAACAGCAGAATTATACCGATATTTTATCCCATGCTGAAATTTTAGCAATGGCGCAAGGAAGTCCGGGACAAGCGATCGCTCTGATGCAACAATTACAAACAATTCCTGTAGAATTGTTAAATAAAGTTAAACAACCTCCGCCTAACTTAAGGTCAGCCTTAGAGTTAGCGAAGGAAATTAGTCAAACTTTGGATAGTGAAGCTCAATTATGGTTAGTAGATTATTTACAACATTGTGATTGGCAAAATCAACAAAAAACGGGAATTATTGATGATCGGTTTTTAAAACAGTTAGAAAAAACCCGACAATATTTATTAAATTATGTGCAACCGCGATTGACTTGGGAATGTACGTTAATGAGTAAATTTTTATAA
- the tmk gene encoding dTMP kinase: MRGKLIVFEGVEGGGKTTQMQRVQVWLQSLTDAPVVMTREPGGTLLGQELRRLLLEYQEEEPIQDRAELLMYAADRAQHIEGFLKPLLYQGTIILCDRYTDSTIAYQGYGRGLDLSLIEQLNQIATQGLESDLTLWLDVDVEIGLARTRARGKIDRMEQANLAFHQRVQQGFQRLAEANPERIIKIDGTLNIDRVTEKIQLILSQKLIEWGLIL; encoded by the coding sequence ATGCGGGGAAAATTAATTGTTTTTGAAGGCGTTGAAGGTGGGGGAAAAACAACTCAGATGCAGCGTGTCCAGGTTTGGTTACAAAGTCTGACGGATGCACCTGTGGTCATGACCCGTGAACCAGGGGGAACTCTCTTAGGCCAGGAATTGAGACGTTTATTATTAGAATATCAGGAAGAAGAACCGATTCAAGATCGCGCAGAATTATTGATGTATGCTGCCGATCGCGCTCAACATATTGAGGGATTTCTTAAACCGTTATTATACCAGGGAACGATTATTTTATGCGATCGCTATACCGACTCGACCATCGCTTATCAAGGTTATGGTCGAGGTTTAGATCTCAGTTTAATTGAACAATTGAATCAGATTGCTACCCAAGGTTTAGAAAGTGATTTAACCTTATGGTTAGATGTGGATGTGGAAATTGGACTCGCCAGAACTCGCGCCAGAGGTAAAATTGATCGCATGGAACAAGCGAATTTAGCATTTCATCAGCGTGTACAACAGGGGTTTCAACGATTAGCTGAAGCTAACCCAGAGCGAATTATAAAGATTGATGGAACGTTAAATATTGATCGAGTTACGGAAAAGATTCAATTGATTTTAAGTCAAAAATTAATAGAATGGGGATTAATTCTTTAA
- a CDS encoding PPC domain-containing protein, translating to MQKMLIWTTTMGVLILAQTPLLDVLKVSDSSLLNGLKLEQAVAQETPTPQPSVSPVPEVEETPAPAETPTPTPTPEPSPEASPPAPSSILLDEKGELKDGDQVLSSDQSLYDEYTFDGTQGQQITISLESSEFDTYLAVFTPDNELLQEHDDIDQNNSNSQITVTLPKTGTYRVIVNAYDSKGKGKYLLKVK from the coding sequence ATGCAAAAAATGTTAATTTGGACAACAACAATGGGGGTATTGATTTTGGCTCAAACCCCACTGCTGGATGTCTTGAAAGTTTCTGATTCTAGTTTATTAAACGGGTTGAAACTCGAACAAGCTGTCGCTCAAGAAACACCGACTCCCCAACCTTCTGTGAGTCCTGTACCAGAGGTTGAAGAAACACCTGCACCCGCCGAAACTCCAACACCAACACCAACTCCTGAACCCTCTCCAGAAGCTTCACCACCTGCACCCAGTTCAATATTGCTGGACGAGAAAGGGGAACTAAAAGATGGAGATCAGGTTTTGTCTTCTGATCAAAGTTTGTATGATGAATATACCTTTGACGGAACCCAAGGTCAACAAATTACCATTTCCTTAGAAAGTTCTGAGTTTGATACTTATCTGGCTGTGTTTACCCCCGATAATGAATTACTCCAAGAACATGATGATATTGATCAAAATAATTCCAATTCTCAAATTACTGTCACATTACCCAAAACGGGAACTTACCGCGTAATTGTTAACGCTTATGATAGTAAAGGAAAAGGGAAATATTTGCTTAAAGTTAAGTAA